A segment of the Aliidongia dinghuensis genome:
GTTGTTGTCAGAACAATTCGGCGGCGAGCGCCGCGGCGGCGAAGCCGGCGGCCAAGGCCGCCCACTCCTTCTTGGTAACGGCCATCGCCGCGACCGCCCCGACGCTGCCTGCGAGGTTGGGCCATCCACCCTCCCAGATCCCGGCCGCGACGAAGGCGATGAACAGGTTGCCCGGTGCCAGCCTGAGGAGCCGCGCCACCAATCCGCCCTGCGGCAGCGCCCCCATTACCAGAAAGCCGCCGGCCCGCATGGCATAGGCCGCCAAACCCACGGCCAGGATCGCCGGATAAGGACCCCAATCGGTCATCGTCCAGTTAGGCATCGTCACCCCGGAGCGCGCTCGCAAGCGTGCCGACACCGCCGCCGATCAGCATGGCCCAGCTCTGGCCGAGCGTGCCGGCCACGGTCACGGCCGCCGCAGCGGACAGCGCCCAGGGCATGAGGCTGCGCTGCCCACGCCATTGCGTCGGCAGCAGGGCGGCAACGAATGCCAGCGGCAGGAAGGCCGCACCGACCGCAAGCGGCCCGTGCGGCGTCAACGGTGCCAGATAGCCGAGCGCGGTGCCGCCGATCCAGCCGATCGCCATGGGCACGCTGCAGCCGAAGAGATAGCCCGCATCGCGCCGGCCCTTGTCCGCCTCCGCGACCGTCATGAGCCACGACGCATCGCCCAGGATCGCCAGGATCGGCAGCATGAGCCGGCGCGGCAGGTCGTGGAACAGCTGCCGGAGGTGTGCGCCCATCACTAGGTAGCGGGCGTTGGTCGCGACGCAGGCGAGCATCATCGCCGCGATCGGCGGCGGCAGGGCCCAGAGCCCGAGCGTCACCGCCTGGGCCGTCGCCGAATAGACGAGCAGGCTGAACAGCACCGCCGGCACGAAACCCAGCCCCAGGCCACGATAGGCCACCCCCATGACCGCGCCGGCGATGCCGTTGCTGAGGATGAACGGCAGCGCCGCCACGAAGCCGCGGCGGAAGCCCGTAAACGTGAAGGGTCTGGCGGTTGCCTCGGCGCTTTTCATGGTCATGACCATTAGATATGATCAGGACCATGTCAAGGGACCCTCAGCGCGCGGCAACACAATTCTTCGGCGGCCGGGTCTGCCTCGATTTCGCCAATACGATGGATTGGCGAACGTCGGACGCGCCGCAGGAACTGCTGCCCGACTATGCGGCGCTGCTGACTTGGAGCGGCAATCGCCGGACGCTGCCGGCGGCGGCGATCGCCCGGCTCCGGCCGCGTGCAATGCAGCCAGAGGCCGCGGCCGTGCTGGCACGGGCGCGAGTACTCCGGACCGAGGTCTGGCACGCAGCCGAGGCGTTGATGCAGGGCGTGCCCGTTACACTGGCCACGTTCAATCGCCATCTCGCGGCCCTGCCCGCCCAGCCGTCGCTCGTCGAGGGAGATACGAGCTATCTCTACGATCTACCCGGTGCAGCGCTCGACGAGCCGCTCTGGCCGGTGCTCTGGTCGCTGACCGCCCTGCTGACGTCGATCGACGCCAGCCGGATCGGCTGCTGCCATGGCACGGGTTGCGGCTGGTTCTTCGTCGATGAAAGCCCGAACCGGACACGCCTCTGGTGCTCGAGCGAGGTGTGCGGCAACCGCGAGCGGGCGCGCCGCGCCTATGCGAAGCGGCGCGGCGGGAGGGCGGCGCCGTAGGCCGCCCTCGCCCGGGTCAGACGCCGTAGCGCTGGGCCGGCTTGGCACTCGACAGCCGGGTCGACATGGCACGGCGCGCCGCTTCGTAGCTGTCCCACTCCGCCTTGTCAGGCAAGGACGGGATGGTCACGATCTCGCCCTGGTCGAGGCCCGCCAGCGCCGCGTCGACCAGGTTGTCGGCCGACATGACGATCGCCTCGGGCAGGTTATGAACCGGCAGGCCGGCGATGTCCCAGAATTCGGTCGCGGTGGCGCCCGGCAGCACCGCCTGGATGCGCACGCCCTTGTCGCCAAGCTCATGCTGCAGCGACTGGCTGAACGCGAGCACGAAGGCCTTGGTGCCGCCATAGACGCCGTTCAGCGTCTCCGGCGAGATCGCGACGACCGAGGCGATATTGACGATCGTACCGGTGCCGCGAGCGACGAAGGCCGGAGCGACGGCGTAGGTGAGCCGGGTCAGCGCGCGCACGTTCAGCTGGATCATGTCGTCCATCTTGTCGACGTCGGACGCGAGCAGCGGCCCGGCACCGCCGACCCCGGCGTTGTTGACCAGCAGCGTGATGCGCGGATCGCTCTTGAGCGTCGCCTCGATGCGCGCCAGGTCCGCCTTGTCGTTAAGGTCGGCCGCGATCGTCTCGACCGTGCGCCCGGTCTCGGCCGTGAGACGCTCTGCCAGCGCCGCGAGCCGGCTCTTGTTGCGGGCGACCAGGATCAGGTCATAGCCGCGCCTGGCCAGGCGGTCGGCATAGACGGCGCCGATGCCCGAAGACGCGCCGGTAATCAGGGCGACGCCCTTGCTGTCGATATTGCTCATTTTTCCTCTCCGAGCCCGGCAGCGGGATGCCGCCGTTTGCTGATTGAAGAGGTGGGCTTGTGCGCGTCCGTCTCAAACGTCATATATCCGGCGTTTTAGGACATAATCACGGAGACGTTCCATGCAGCGCATCGGCTTCATCGTCTTTCCCGGCTACCAGGTGATGAGCTTTGCTCTCGTCTCCGTGTTCGAGTTCGCCAATATCGTCGCCGGCCGGCCGGTCTATGACCTGCGCCTCTTGTCGGAAGACGGCGGCCCGACCCGCACCTCGATCGGCATCCAGGTTGAGACGACCCGGTTCGACGACACGGCATACGACACCCTGATCGTCGGCGGCGGCACCGAGATCGAGCCGATGACGCCGGGCCTGATCCAGTTCGTGCGCCAAGGGCTCGGTCGCTATCGCCGGATTGCTGCGACCTGCACCGGCGCCTTCGTGCTGGCGGAGGCCGACCTGCTCGATGGGCGGCGCGCCACCACCCACTGGTTCCACGCCCGCGCGCTTCAGGCGCAGTACCCGAAGGTCAAGATGGAGGAGGATCGCATCTTCATCGCGGATGGGCCGGTCTGGACCTCGGCCGGCATGACCGCCGGCATCGACCTGGCGCTCGCCCTGGTCGAGCAGGACCTGGGGCAGGAGCTCGCCCGTGCCGTCGCGCGCAAGCTCGTCGTCTATCACCGGCGCGCCGGCGGCCAGTCGCAATTCTCGGCCCTGCTCGAGCTCGAGCCCAAGTCTGACCGGATCCAGAATGCGCTGGCTTTTGCCAAGCGCAATCTCCAGACGTCGCTGTCGGTCAAGGACCTGGCCGACGCGGCACGGCTGAGCCCCCGCCAGTTCAGCCGCGCCTTCCATGCCGAGACCGGCCAGTCGCCGGCCAAGGCGATCGAGAACCTGCGCGTCGAGGCGGCGCGGCTGATGATGGAGCAGAGCCGCCATCCGATCGACGTGGTGGCCGAGCAGACCGGCTTCGCCGACCGCGACCGCATGCGCCGCGCGTTCCTGCGCGCCTTCGGCCAGCCGCCACAGGTCATCCGGCGCAATGCCCGGGCGGAAGCCCTCGCCGGCTAGGCCTCAGGCCGGTACCCGAACCGCCCGGCGCCGCACCACAAGCACCAAGCCGACGAGCCCGGTCGCGAAGGTCAAGGCGCCCGCCGCCATGATGACCGGCGCCAGGCCGAACCAGCCATAGAGCGTGGGCGCGATCGTATAGGCCAGGAACAGGCCGGCGAAGACCGAGCACATCTGCAGCCGATAGACCTGCGCCAGCCGATGCGGCGGAAAGCGGCTCTGGATCAGGTGCAGGATCGCCAGGTTCTCGAACGGCCCGTTGATCGCGGCGAAGCCGGCCACAAGCATGAGCATCGCCCGGTTCGGCATCAGCGGCAGCAGGAAGACGCCGGTGCCGAAAATGAACTTGGCAATGACGAGCTGCACCTGCGGCCGGCCAGGGCGCCGGCTCGCAAGGATGAGATTGGTGCCGAGATTGCCGATGCCGTAGGCCGTCATCATCAGGCTGTAGTCGGTGAGCGGGTCCGTGCTGGTCGCCCGCAGATAGAGCACCATGCCGAGCAGCACGCCCATGGCCCAGGTGAGATTGCCGATCATGTTGCCGACGAGGCCATAGATCACGAGGCCGTGGCCGCGCACGGCCCGGAGGCCGCCCAGCAGGCTGTCGATCACCGCAGCCGTCCCGGTGACGCTCCGCCGCTGCGGCGCCTCGCCGAGGCCCCGGTTCACCGCGCGCACGGCCAGCGCCGACAGCAGGAAGGTGATGGCGGTCAGCGTGAAGAACTGCGTCTTCGGCACGAAACCGTTGACCAAAGCGATCAGCGACGGCCCCAGGATACGGGCCATGCGCTTCGTCGCGTCGAACAGGCCGTTGGTGGCATGGCGCAGCACCGGGTCGGGCGCGATCGCCGGCAGGGTCGCCTGCAGCGCCGGATCGAACGCCGAGGTGCCGAGCGCCACCGCGCCGGCGACCAGGATCAGGAGCGGCAGGCTCATCATGTGCAGCAGGCCCGCCACCGACAGGACCAGCACCAGCACCGCACGCGCCAGATCCGCCGCAATCATGGTGGCACCATGGCGCCAGCGGTCGGTGAGGACGCCGGAGAACAGGCTGCCGAACAGCAGCACGCCCGCCTGCACCGCCGAGACGTAGCCAGCCTCGCGCCCGATCAGGTCGGCGGCGATCCAGACCACGGCCACCATGTAGAACTCGGAACCGGTGGCGGCCAGCACCTGGCCGGACCACAAGAGCGCGATCGGTCGCCGCGCGAGCGGCTTCAGCACAAACATCGACAGTCCCGAGCAAGACGAGCGGTTTCAGCCTACAGGGCTTTGTCCGACCGCCCCTATGCGCGGTTACGCAAGGCGGGGTTGCAGCGAAATCGTCCCGCCTTCATGCGACAGATCGACCAATAATGCTGGTTGCCTGCGATCTGCCCGCGGGCTCACGCGGGTACGTGCCCGGTCTCGGCAGCGATGCCCGCCTCGACGAGCCAAGTGCGCACCATGCGGCCGATCGTCTCCGGGTGATCCTCCTGCAGATAGTGGGCGCCGGGGCCGAGATTGACGACGCGGCAATCCTTGAGCGTGCGGGCGAACTCGGCCGCCGCAGCCGGCGAGACGAGCGCGCCCGGCTCGCCGCAGAACAGGAGCTTGGGGTAGGTCGAAGCGGCGAGCGCCGCATGGTCTGCACCGCTCGCCGCATGGACGTCGGCCGGCTCGCCGGCGACCGGCAGTTCGCGCGGCAGGCGCAGGATCGGCTTCCGCGTCTCGGGCGTCGGGAACGGGGTCCGATAGGCGTCCATCTCCGCCGCCGCCAGCGGGCGGATGACCGATCCGGGCAGGACGCGCTCGATGAACACATTGTCCTCGAGGACCAGCCGCTCGCCCTGCCCCGGCGTGCGGATTGCCTGGAACAGATCGCGCGCCTGTGGCCTCTGATGGAATGCATCCCAATTGGCGAACGGCCGGATGAATTCCATGAACGCCAGGCCCAGCATGGTCTCCGGCCGGCGTCGGGCGTGGTGGAACGCGAGCGCCGTACCCCAGTCCTGCGCGACGATGACCAGGCGGTCGAGGCCGAGGGCGGCGATGAAGGCGTCGAGATAGCGGGCGTGGTCGGCGAAGCGATAGTCGATGTCGGGCTTGCCCGACCGGCCGAAGCCGATCAGGTCCGGCGCAATGCAGCGCGCAACCGGCGCCACCTGCGGAATGATGTTGCGCCAGATGAAGGACGAGGTCGGATTGCCGTGCAGGAACAGCACGGTGGGGCCGTCGCTGCCGGCCTCGATATAGGACATGGTCGACCCAAGGACCGCGATCTCGTGATGCGTCATGGCGAAGCCTTTGCGAACAGGGTTGCACCAATGATCTTCTTGAACCGGTCGAGCGGTGCCGGATCGCGGTCGACCTTCATGCGCAGCATGGCGCCCTGCCAGCTAGAGAGCAGGAAATCCGCGAGGTCGTCCGCGCTGCACGCGTCCGTGATCTCTCCGGCCGCCTGGCCTTCGGCGATGCAGGCCGCGAAGGGCCGACGCCATTCTTCGAAGATCTGCGACAGGCGGCGGCGCAGCGCCTCGCTGTGCGGCGAGACCTCCAGGCTGAAGTTGCCGATCATGCAGCCGCGCGCCCAGCTCTCGGCCGCGAGCTTGTCAGTGATCAGATCGAAATAACGCCGGAGCCGCCCAGCCGGCGACGGCCCGTCATCGGCGAGCGCTGCCGCGACCAGAGTGCCGACATAGGCGAAATAACGATCGAGCACCTCTTCGGCGAACTGCTCCTTTGACGGGAAATGGTTCGTGAAGGAGCCCGGCCGGGCACCCGCCAGATCCGTGATGTCGCGCACGGGCGCTCCGGCATAGCCGTGCTGCCACAGCATGTGCAAGCCGGCCTGGACGAGGTTTTCGCGGATCGAAGGGCGTGCCATATCGATATAATACAAACGTACGTAAACAGATCAAGCATATCTCGCATCAGGCGAGAATCGCCGCCGCACTGTCGCCGCCGCGCGACATCGGGCAAGTTGATGGCCGCCGCTACGCAAGGCGACGGGAACGAACGGAGATATCTTGTCTGCGCGACTATCGCTGGGTCTCTTGGTCCTCCTGCTGCTGACGCCGCTCGCGTCGCCGCGCGCAGCACCGGCCGAGCACGAGCGCGAGCCCGCAATCGTGCTGCAGTTGCCGCCGGGCATGACCGCCGACCAGGTGCGCGAGCTCGTCACCGGCCTGGAGGGCAAGGGCGCCGCCATTGTCCCGCCCGCCCAACCGAACCTGCCCAGCGAACCCGTGATCCACCGGATATTGGCGCGGCTGGCGCAAGCGGTACCGAAGGCGCCCCAACTGGCCGAGTTGCCCGCCCGCTGGTCCGCGGCGCTCGCAGCCGAGCCGTCATCCGGCGGCGGCTTCTGGTTGCGGCTCCTGGGCTTGATCGTCGGCGCCTGGCTGCTGGAGCTGCTCATCCGTGCCGCCGTGCCGGCACTCATCCCCCGCCTGCGGATTCGGCCCGACATGCGGCTGGACCGCGCCTTCCTGCACCATTTCGTCTGGCTTGCCGCCGGTCTCGTGAGCTTCATTGCCGTGGTGCGGCTCGGCGGCGGGTTGATCGGCCGCAATTCGCCGCTGCTGATCGCGACGACGGCCCGGGTGATCGACAGCGCGGTCACCTGGCGGATCGCCACCGGCTTTCTGGCGCTGGTCCTGTCGCCGGGCCTGCCCGCGGCACGGCCGCTTTATATCGTCGACGCCGGCGCGCGCCGGGTCTATCGCTGGGTCGGCCCCTATCTGATTTACGCCATGGTATTCATTCCCGCGGCCTGGCTCGCCACCCGGCTCGGCGCGGACGCGGATCTGCAGCTCGATATCGCGGTCGGCTTCGGCCTTATCATCACGCTCTACAAGACCGCGATGTTCCTGCATGTCCGGGCCCCGGTCTCGGCCGCGATCCTGGTCGCGGGCGGCGACCATCCGCGCCTCGGCCGCCGGCTGGCCGCAGCCCTCTGGCACTGGGTGTTCATTCTCCTGTCCTGGACGATCTTCCTGCTGGCGGTCGAGCAATATGCACTCGGCAGCGGGACTGGGACGGGGACCGTGGAGGCGGCCGGCGCGCTCCAGGCGGTCATCGTCGGCATGTCGCTCGCGTGGGCAGCGAAACAGCGCTTCATCACCGAATACGGCCGTCATGACCAGGTGCGCTGGTGGCAGCCAGTCGTGAACCGCACCGTCGACATGGTCGTGCTGATCGGCGGCTTCGCCTGGCTCGCTACCCTCTGGGGCTTCGACGTGTTCGATCCGGACGCGACGGGCGCCACGGCAACGGTGCTGAGACCGCTCTTCCGGGCCACCATCACGCTGGCACTCGCCTGGCTCACATGGAGCGCCATCGGCGGCTTCCTCCGCGAGCGCGCGCCGCATCATCCCGGCAGCCCGATCGACGAGGACGGCGCCGTGGAGACGAGCATGACCCGGCTCGCGACGCTGCTGCCGCTCATCCGCAACGTCCTCGCCATCGCGATCTTCTTCCTGGGCACGATGATCGCGCTCGGCGACCTGGGCGTCGACGTCGGCCCGTTGCTCGCCGGCGCCGGCGTGGTCGGCATTGCGCTCGGCTTCGGCGCCCAGGCGCTGGTGCGAGACGTCATCGCCGGCCTGTTCTTCCTGATCGACGACGCGTTCCGCTTGGGCGAATACATCGATACCGGCCGCTTGAAGGGCACGGTCGAGGCGATCTCGATCCGCTCCGTGCGCCTGCGCCACCAGAACGGCCAGGTCCACACCATTCCGTTCGGCCAGATCCAGGCCGTGACGAACAGCAGCCGCGACTGGGCGATCATCAAGTTCAACCTGCACATCGCTCCGGAATCGGACCTCGAGCTCGTGCGCAAGACCATCAAGCAGTTGGGTCTGGCCCTGCTCGAGGATCCCGAATTCGGCCAAGACTTCATCCAGCCGCTGAAGATGCAGGGCGTGGCCGACGTGACCCAGGCTGCCGTGATGATCCGCTGCAAATTCACCGCGCGCCCGGGGCGCCCGACCGTGCTGAGGCGCCAGGCGATGCGCGGGATCATCCAGCGTTTCGCCGCCGCAGGCATCGCCTTCGCCAATCCACCGGCGACCGCGTCCAATCCGCCCTGATCTCCCCCGCCCCGGAGGAAGCGTTTTCATGACCGACCGCACGCCCCAAGAACAGCTGGCCAAAGAACAGCTGGCCAAAGAACAGCTGGCCAAAGAACAACTGGCCGAAGCGCAGCGCATTCATGACGACGATCCCTGGCGTGCGCGGGACATGCTGCTGCCGTTGCCGGCCAGCCTCGCCGCACCGGACGATCTGGCGCAGCTCGCACGGCTTGGCGTCCATGTGCTGGGCGGGCTGCTGAAGCGCTGGCCCGAGGCCCTGCTGATCTGCCGCCAGGCGATTGCGGCGGCCGGCGCCCCGCGGCCCGACATGCTCCGCTGCCTCGCCGCGGCGGCGGTCCTCGCCGGCGACGCGCTCGAGGCGGCCCGGGCCGAAGCGGCGCTGGCCTCGGCACTCGATGCGCCGACAGCGGACTGCGCGGCGGTCATCCGCCTGCTGGTGATCGAGCAGGACATGGGCCGGGACAAGATTCTGCCCTGGCTCCCCGTGCTCGACGATTGGGTCGCCCGCGCCGAAGCGATCGAGGGGCCGCCGGACCTCGTCCGCTTCCTCGCCATCGCCACCAACAACATCGCAAGCACGATCCTGGATGCCGGCCCTGTTCCGGCCGGCGAGCCGGCGCGTGTGCTGGAGCGCGTGGCGCGCCTCAGCTTCCATTGCTGGCATGCGGTCGGCAGCTGGATCCACCACGAGCGGGCGCATTACCTGATGGCGCTGGCGCTCAATGCAACCGGCCAGCCAGCGGCGGCGGCCGAGCACGCGCGCCACGGGCTGGCCCTGATCGCGGCCAACGAGCCCGAACCGGTCGATGCCTGCTTCCACCTGCTGGCGCTCGCCCGCGCCTTGAAGGCATTGGGCGATGCCGCCGGGGCCGAGACCGCCCTCGCCGAAGCCGCGACCTACCCTGCCGGCTTCGACGACTACTGGCGGGCCGAATACGACAAGGCCCGCGCCGCCATCTGACGGCGCACTATTGCTTGCCCGCCTTATTGCTTGAACGCCAGGTCCTGGGTCGGGTGGATGTCGAGCGGATTGGCTTGATAGCCCGCGAGCTTGGTCGAGACCAGATAGGGCCGGACGTCGTAATAGAGCGGGATGACGGGCGTGTCGCGCGAGATGAGCCGCTCCGCCGCCTCCAGCATCTCGAGGCGCGCTGCGGGATCGAGCGTCGCCGTCGCCTTGCGCAGCAGCTGGTCGTACTCCGGGTTCCTGTAGTCGGACGTGTTGAGATCGCCCGAGTCGGACTGGAAGATCGACAGGAAGGTCCAGGGATCGGGATAGTCGGCGATCCAGCCGTAGAGCGACATCTGGAAATCGTGATGCCGCGTCTGGGCCAGCACCACCTGGTTTTCCTCGTTCGACATGGTGATATCGGCGCCGAGCGCCTGCTTCCACATGCCGGCCATCGCCGTGGTCGAGCGCTTCGACCCTTCGGTCGTCGGATATATCAGCTCGAGCTTCAGCGGCTTGTCCGGGCCGTAGCCGGCCTCGGCATAGAGCGCCTTGGCCTTGGCGAGCCGGTCGGCCTTGGAGAGGCGCATCCATTCCGGCGGCTGCTGCGTGTAGCCGGGAATGCCGGGCGGCACCAGGCCGTAGGCCGGCACCTCGCCGTGCGGATCGACCTTCTCGGCGAGCGTCTCGCGGTCGAGCGTCATGGCGAGCGCCTGGCGCAGCCGCGGGTCGTTGAGCGGCGGCTTCGCCGCGTTGAGAATGATGTAGGCCGTCCACATGTTGACGTCCGGATGCAGCTCGTCCGCCATGTTCTTGCGCGCCCACGCCATCTCGGTCACGGGGATGCGCGAGAAATCGAGCTCGCCGGCGCGGAAGCGCTTGAACGCCGTCTCGTCAGACTCGACGACGAGCCAGCGCGCCGTGTCGATCTTGACCGACTTCGCATCCCAATAGTCCGGGTTGCGGACGAGGCGGATCTCCTGCTGCGGCTCCCAGTAATCGAGCTTGTAGGCGCCGTTCGAGACCATCTTGCCCGGCCGCGTCCATTGCGCGCCGCCCGCCTCGATCGCCTGCTTCGGCATCGGATAGGCGATCGGTAGGGCGAGCACGCCCGGCAGGAACGCGGTCGGCTCCGTGAGGGCGATCTTGAGCGTATGGGCGTCGGGCGCCGTGACGCCGAGCCGCCCCAAGTCCTTCTCCTTGCCGTCGCTGATGGCGCGGGCGTCCACGATCTCGTAGAGGATCGAGACATAGGGGGCGGCGGTCGCCGGATCGACCGCGCGGCGGAAGCCATAGACGAAGTCGCCGGCCGTCACGGGCGAGCCGTCAGACCATTTGGCCTCGGGCCTGAGATGGAACGTCCAGCTGAGCCCGTCGGGCGCCACGTCCCAGGAACTCGCGACACCCGGAATGATCTCGCCCTTGCCGCTGATCCGCGTTAGCCCCTCGAACAGGTCGAGCAGGATGTTGCTTTCCTCGGCGCTGTCGACCTTCTGCGGATCGAGCGACTCGGGCTCGGCCTGATGGCCGCGACGAAACACCGTCTCGGCCGCGGCCTGGCTGATCACCGTTCCCGGCAGCGCCATCTCGACCGCCCCCGCCAGAGCCGCCGCGGCGAGCACTGCCCCGCACACCCGTCCGAAACTTCCGACCACGAAACCCTCGATCCCGGCCATTGAAACGCCGGCCATTGAAACGATTCGGCCGGACCATGGCACGACGACCCGCCAGGTTCGAAGGGAAAAACGTCGCGGAACCGTCACACTGTCGGTTACTACCACATAAGGTCTTTCCGTTCGTCTCCGGTCAGGGCAAAATTGGGACCATATTCGCCCCAGGCGCCTCCCTGGACGCCCGCCCGCCGCCCTCCGTGGCGCGGACCCGCCACCGATCATTCAAACGTCCGGCCTACCATTCCTCCTAAGCGGCATCGGTCGCGTGGAGAAGAACAAAGCCGCGACGATCTGCAACGGAGACGAGAATCGATGAAGTACCTCCACACCATGGTGCGAGTAAGCAATCTGGAAGATTCTTTGAACTTCTACTGCAACAAGCTCGGCCTCAAGGAAATCCGCCGCACGACAAACGAACAGGGCCGCTACACGCTTGTATTCCTTTCCGCCCCCGGCGACGAGAGCGCCATGGTCGAGCTGACCTATAATTGGGATCCGGAGGCCTATACCGGCGGCCGCAATTTCGGTCATCTGGCCTATGCCGTCGACGACATCTACGCGACCTGCAAGCATCTTCAGGACAATGGCGTCACCATCAATCGGCCGCCGCGCGACGGCCGGATGGCATTCGTCCGCTCGCCGGACGGCATCTCCATCGAGCTGCTGCAGGCTGGCCCGGCCCTTCCTCCCGCCGAGCCCTGGGCCTCGATGTCGAATACCGGCAGCTGGTAAAGGGCGACGCCATTGCCGATCGGACCGTTCAACCGGAGTCCGGCCGATCGCCTGAAGCGCAACGAGCGCTTGACGATCCTGGGCGGCATCGTGCTCGCCGGCCTGCTGTGGATCGGCATCGTCTTCCTGATCGAGGACGCGACGCGGTCGATTCGCAGTGATGCGGAGCGCGATGCCCGCAACATTTCGACCGCGGTCGCCGAGCAAACGGACCGGGCGGTCGACAGCGTCGACCAGATGCTGCGCACGCTGGCCTATCTGGTCGAACGCGACGGCAGCCGGTTCCACATGGCCGAGATGGTCAACCGCGGCCTGCTCGTGAACGAGCTCGTGCTGCAGGTGTCCTACACCGATGCCGCCGGCACCATGGTCCAGAGCAGCATCGGTGCTGCACCCACCGTCAATGTCGCCGACCGGGAGCATTTCCGTGTCCATGCCGACCGGAAGGTCACCGGCCTGTTCATCAGCCGGCCGGTGTTCGGCCGGGCATCCGGCAAATGGTCGATCCAGATGACGCGGCGGATCGACAAGCCGGACGGCAGCTTCGGCGGCATCGCCGTCGCCTCGGTCGATCCCGATTACTTCAAGCGCTTCTACAGCGACCTGTCGCTCGGCAAGGACGGCATGGTCATGCTGGTCGGCGAGGACGGCGGCGTCCGCGCCCGCTCGGTTGCGACCGACCTCGCCACCGCCGACATCTCGGGCACGCCCCTCCTGCATTTCGCGGAGGAGGCAAGCGGCCGGGCGGCCGTGCTCGAAAG
Coding sequences within it:
- a CDS encoding peptide ABC transporter substrate-binding protein, translated to MVGSFGRVCGAVLAAAALAGAVEMALPGTVISQAAAETVFRRGHQAEPESLDPQKVDSAEESNILLDLFEGLTRISGKGEIIPGVASSWDVAPDGLSWTFHLRPEAKWSDGSPVTAGDFVYGFRRAVDPATAAPYVSILYEIVDARAISDGKEKDLGRLGVTAPDAHTLKIALTEPTAFLPGVLALPIAYPMPKQAIEAGGAQWTRPGKMVSNGAYKLDYWEPQQEIRLVRNPDYWDAKSVKIDTARWLVVESDETAFKRFRAGELDFSRIPVTEMAWARKNMADELHPDVNMWTAYIILNAAKPPLNDPRLRQALAMTLDRETLAEKVDPHGEVPAYGLVPPGIPGYTQQPPEWMRLSKADRLAKAKALYAEAGYGPDKPLKLELIYPTTEGSKRSTTAMAGMWKQALGADITMSNEENQVVLAQTRHHDFQMSLYGWIADYPDPWTFLSIFQSDSGDLNTSDYRNPEYDQLLRKATATLDPAARLEMLEAAERLISRDTPVIPLYYDVRPYLVSTKLAGYQANPLDIHPTQDLAFKQ
- a CDS encoding VOC family protein, translating into MKYLHTMVRVSNLEDSLNFYCNKLGLKEIRRTTNEQGRYTLVFLSAPGDESAMVELTYNWDPEAYTGGRNFGHLAYAVDDIYATCKHLQDNGVTINRPPRDGRMAFVRSPDGISIELLQAGPALPPAEPWASMSNTGSW